In the Bacillus sp. FJAT-42376 genome, GGAAACAATTTGCTGAAGACTGGAAATAATCTGGGCTGCAATGGCAATGCTGTCTACCGTCTCGTGGGGAAGACCCGCATGTCCGCCTTTCCCGATTACCCGGACTTTAAATGTATCAGGGGCTGCCATCATCGGTCCGTATACAATCCCGATTTTACCTGTTTCAAGAGGTGACCATAGATGGGTTCCAATGACAAAATCAACCCCATCCATAACACCCGCTTCAATGAGTTCTTCCGCTCCGCCGGGAGGATGTTCTTCTGCATGCTGAAAGATGAACCGAACCTCGCCAGCGAGTTGATCTCTTTTTTCATAGAGTAATTTTGCCGCTCCTAAAAGCATGGCCGTATGTCCGTCATGGCCGCATGCATGCATAACCCCTGGTGTTTTGGAGGCGAATTCGAATTTGTTTTCTTCATCAATAGGGAGTGCATCCATATCCGCTCTGATTGCGAGCACTTTTCCTGGTGCATTCCCTGAAAGCTTCGCCAAAACCGATGTAGGGGTAGGTCTCGATAATTCAAACGTTCCGATCTTTTGGAGCTCTTCAAAAACAAATTGCGATGTTGCCGTTTCCTGAAAAGAAAGCTCAGGATGCATGTGAAGATGCCGTCTCCAATGGATTATTTTTTCGCGGTCTTCTGTCTGTACGTTCATAAACATCCTCCATTCTTTTAGGTATACGTGCCATTATAGTAAAATTCAGTCGATTTAGAAAGTAATAATAATTGAAAATTTTAAAGAGCGGGGAACGGATCAGGAGATGATGGTACAATTGAATATAATGGAAAATGAGGAGGGTAGCCTTTGAAATGGAGAATCGGGCTTCCAAAAGCAGATGAGAAAATTCACGAAAAACTTGCTGCCGGCGGCTGGCAGCCGCTGAAGGAGCCGTTATCAATTGGAGGGGTCCTGCTTTGTTCCGTCCCTTTTCTAATCATTTCAACTCTGCTTTCTTTTTTGATCATTCAGCTGTTTGCCCCCTTATCGCTGGAAGAAATCGGCGTAAAAGAAGGCGGGCTGTCCGTCTCCATTTCCTTCTCCTTCATAGGCGGCCTAGTGCTATTGATGACTGTGCATCAACTCCTGCATCTCTTGATGGTTCCGCACTTCTGGAGATCATCTCTAACGTGGGCGGGGCTGCATGCTTTAGGAGCTTTTGTTTATTCAGAGGAGAAAATCCCGAAAAGGAGATTATATTTTCTGCTCATATCTCCTTATTTCCTCCTGTCTGTCATTCTCCCGGTAATGGCTGGATGCTTTGGAAAGCTAAATACAGACCTGAAACTGCTGATTTTAATCAATGCAGCGGGATCATGTACCGATTTGCTCATGCTGTTTTTGGTGCTGTTCGTCCCTTCAGGCACCATCATTCGCTCATCCGGACACCGAAGCTTTTGGAAATTCGAACAGCATCCGTAGAGGAACATATTTCAAATGGGTTGGCTCACTGCTGGATATGCGTTAAAATAGTAGGAGATTTTTTACTTGTATTCCGGCAAGGAGGAGAACCAGTGGCAGCGTCAGCTAATATAAATCTAGATAATTTCAAGGATACCGTCCTTCAGCAGGCTTTCAGCGTCCAGAATAAAGGCAGCAGGCAGGAACTGAATGACTGGAGGAAGAAGTTAATTGAAATCTATGCGAATTCTCTAACCCTTTCTGCGGAAAAATCGGCAGAAGAAGTGAAGGTATGGGGAAAAGATTTTGCTAACAAGCTGGTCGAATTAGGTCTTCCCCTCGATGCAGCGATTGCTGAAATGAGAGCAGCGAAACAGAATATCGGAGAAATTCTGAAAGAAGAGGCCAACAATCAGAATCTATCTGTAAATCAATTTTTTTCGATTTATTCCATTTTCGATAAAGTTGTGGACGAAGCAGGAGAGCTTGTCTCAATTTGCTATATGAAAGCCCATGATGAAAAAATCTCTTCCGCACAGCATGCTGTGGATGAGCTTTCCATCCCTGTCGTAAAAATCGAAGAAGGCATTGGCATTCTCCCGGTAATTGGGGATATTGATACAAGAAGGGCTCAGCTTCTTATGGTTACAGCTCTTGAGAAAAGCGCAGAATTTAAACTGGAATATTTAATTCTCGATCTTTCCGGAGTCCCGGTTATTGATACGATGGTGGCCCAGCAAATCTTTCAAGTACTTGAGGCCCTTAGAATATCTGGTGTCAACAGCAAAATCAGCGGCATCCGGCCGGAGCTTGCCATCACAATGACTCAGCTCGGAGTAAATTTTGAGGTAAAATCATTTTCCAGTCTTCACCAGGCCATTGCCAGCATAAAAGAATAACTCAGGTAAAGAGAAAGACTCCCGGTTCCGGGAGTCTTTTTTTAGTTCTTTCCCCTTATTACGGGCGGGCGGACTCTGACCTTAAGGCTATTAAGGGATGAATATTCCTGTCATTTCAGCCCTTATTGCCTTTTGAAAATCAGTGATATAGTTCTATAGAAATTTAGGCGCATAAAACCGATATTTAAAATACATCAATTAAATGATTTCGGGGGAAATAAGATGCTTGCGCAGCATACAGAAACTTTGGCTTATAATTACAATGATATGCTTACGATATGGGTGAAAGTGACGAAGAAGAATAAATCGTTCGCAGCTGTAGCACAGCATCCGATCAGAAGGAATCAATATGCACGGGCCTCTCATTCAAACAAAGAAAAAGCGATTGATG is a window encoding:
- a CDS encoding DUF3267 domain-containing protein; translated protein: MKWRIGLPKADEKIHEKLAAGGWQPLKEPLSIGGVLLCSVPFLIISTLLSFLIIQLFAPLSLEEIGVKEGGLSVSISFSFIGGLVLLMTVHQLLHLLMVPHFWRSSLTWAGLHALGAFVYSEEKIPKRRLYFLLISPYFLLSVILPVMAGCFGKLNTDLKLLILINAAGSCTDLLMLFLVLFVPSGTIIRSSGHRSFWKFEQHP
- a CDS encoding STAS domain-containing protein; the protein is MAASANINLDNFKDTVLQQAFSVQNKGSRQELNDWRKKLIEIYANSLTLSAEKSAEEVKVWGKDFANKLVELGLPLDAAIAEMRAAKQNIGEILKEEANNQNLSVNQFFSIYSIFDKVVDEAGELVSICYMKAHDEKISSAQHAVDELSIPVVKIEEGIGILPVIGDIDTRRAQLLMVTALEKSAEFKLEYLILDLSGVPVIDTMVAQQIFQVLEALRISGVNSKISGIRPELAITMTQLGVNFEVKSFSSLHQAIASIKE
- a CDS encoding M20 family metallopeptidase — translated: MNVQTEDREKIIHWRRHLHMHPELSFQETATSQFVFEELQKIGTFELSRPTPTSVLAKLSGNAPGKVLAIRADMDALPIDEENKFEFASKTPGVMHACGHDGHTAMLLGAAKLLYEKRDQLAGEVRFIFQHAEEHPPGGAEELIEAGVMDGVDFVIGTHLWSPLETGKIGIVYGPMMAAPDTFKVRVIGKGGHAGLPHETVDSIAIAAQIISSLQQIVSRVTDASEQLVLSVTQISGGSADNVIPGSVEFGGTVRSFNESIRRETPGHIERIVKGITEAHRAEYEFEYTNGYRPVINEEKTTKQLHNTAERLYGKDAVEIMKPSMVGEDFSAYQQKAPGCFFFTGAGNKGKGITYPHHHAKFTIDEDSLEIGVNMFVEAAVSMLSGKDVEQ